In Papaver somniferum cultivar HN1 chromosome 1, ASM357369v1, whole genome shotgun sequence, a genomic segment contains:
- the LOC113334789 gene encoding putative glucan endo-1,3-beta-glucosidase GVI: MNIFFIVFVCFSLFISQHITPSVALSIGVAYGTKGDNLPSPAQGFGKLQERHVHRVRLFEPDPDILAYVNSNPAFQIMLGTLNDDITKLASDPNFAATWVNTNIAAYPNINFNYIVVGNEIPFPSDLANSLPQALTNLDAAIKLTGRTIPVSTAVSSAVLGLSFPPSAGAFNNDSVSIMGTITAFLETNQYPLFANIYPYFAYANNPEQVRFDYAMFNTSDVVVQDGDLQYKNLFFAMVDAVISALEKAGGPNVQIVVTETGWPSAGNGDIATVANAEMYITNLLGTLFINEGSPKRPRHDLETYIFSMYNENLKPEGVERNFGVYQPDLTEVYHVYWPDN; this comes from the exons ATGAATATTTTCTTCatagtttttgtttgtttttctctcTTCATATCCCAACATATCACTCCTTCAG TGGCACTGTCAATTGGTGTGGCGTATGGAACAAAAGGTGACAATCTTCCATCTCCAGCCCAAGGATTCGGCAAGTTACAAGAGAGACATGTTCATAGAGTCCGACTCTTTGAACCAGATCCTGATATTCTAGCATACGTGAACAGTAACCCTGCATTTCAAATCATGCTTGGGACACTCAACGACGATATTACAAAACTTGCAAGTGACCCAAACTTTGCAGCAACATGGGTCAACACCAATATCGCGGCGTACCCAAATattaatttcaattatatagtaGTCGGTAATGAAATTCCATTCCCTAGTGACCTAGCAAATTCTCTTCCTCAAGCTCTGACGAACCTTGACGCTGCTATTAAATTAACTGGACGAACGATTCCAGTTAGCACCGCTGTTTCATCAGCCGTGTTGGGGTTGTCATTTCCACCATCTGCAGGGGCGTTTAATAACGATTCTGTCTCAATAATGGGAACAATCACAGCTTTCTTAGAAACAAATCAGTACCCTCTTTTTGCTAACATTTATCCTTATTTTGCGTATGCTAATAACCCTGAGCAGGTTAGGTTTGATTATGCAATGTTCAATACTAGTGATGTTGTTGTTCAAGACGGAGACCTTCAATACAAGAATTTGTTTTTTGCCATGGTTGATGCCGTCATTTCGGCTCTGGAAAAGGCTGGTGGACCGAACGTTCAAATCGTGGTGACTGAAACTGGTTGGCCTTCAGCTGGGAACGGTGATATAGCCACGGTCGCAAATGCTGAAATGTACATCACTAATCTGCTTGGCACATTGTTCATAAACGAAGGGTCGCCGAAGAGACCACGCCATGATTTGGAGACATACATATTTTCCATGTATAACGAAAATCTAAAGCCTGAAGGGGTCGAGAGAAACTTTGGAGTTTATCAACctgatctaacagaagtataccATGTCTATTGGCCAGACAATTAA